The Punica granatum isolate Tunisia-2019 chromosome 4, ASM765513v2, whole genome shotgun sequence genome has a window encoding:
- the LOC116202695 gene encoding glutaredoxin-C9-like, with product MQQAISYRSAWATPPISAGRTAEAGTMEAAVSENAVTVIGRSGCCMCHVAKQLLLGHGVNPAVFEVDEKDEAAAIEDLTRIAGVNGGGGGGKLTPVEFPVIFVGGKMFGGLEKVMGAHISGDLVPILREAGALWL from the coding sequence ATGCAACAGGCAATCTCATACAGGAGTGCATGGGCCACGCCGCCCATCTCAGCCGGCCGCACTGCGGAGGCCGGGACCATGGAGGCCGCAGTGTCCGAGAACGCGGTGACCGTGATCGGGCGGAGTGGGTGCTGCATGTGCCACGTTGCGAAGCAGCTGCTCCTAGGGCATGGGGTCAACCCGGCAGTGTTCGAGGTGGACGAGAAGGACGAGGCCGCAGCCATCGAGGATTTGACCAGAATTGCCGGAGTCAATGGTGGCGGAGGGGGTGGCAAGTTGACCCCAGTGGAGTTCCCGGTTATTTTCGTCGGAGGGAAGATGTTCGGGGGCCTCGAGAAGGTGATGGGCGCCCACATCTCAGGCGATTTGGTGCCGATCCTTAGAGAAGCTGGCGCCCTCTGGCTATGA
- the LOC116202465 gene encoding MLO-like protein 12, translated as MATEEEAIERTLEETPTWAVATVCFVLIFTSIFLEHLIHLLSKYFRRSRRRSLIHALDKIKSELMLLGFISLLLTVGEKTIANICIPKSVGETFLPCSSLESDDTEEETKCQNQGKVSLLSREGVQELQYLIFVLAFFHSLSCILTFALGMAKMRKWESWEAETRTVEYQFSNDPRRFKLVHQTSFGKRHLRFWSDHPILQWPASFLRQFFNSVPKVDYLTLRHGFIMVHLSEGSNFDFQKYIKRALEKDFSVLVGISLWVWIFAVIFIFFHAHGFYNYLWLPFFPLVMLLLVGTKLHGIITKMCLDSNDKSHVVRGTLLVRPSDHFFWFGRPKLLLYLIHFILFQNSFQLAFFTWSWFKYGFRSCFHQETEDIVIRLVMGVAVQVLCGYVTLPLYALVTQMGTSMRQAVFPENVHKGLKRWRATARKNLALRNPYSAGPSLDASVDTSLGTSPSFYTLDVSIDTSLRNSPSFNTLDVSLAMDLINPEPDPELLQAVDNVGNEAPNGGDHHENQMKNKGSFDDFVTN; from the exons ATGGCAACAGAAGAAGAGGCCATAGAGAGGACATTAGAGGAAACGCCCACTTGGGCTGTGGCCACTGTTTGTTTCGTCTTGATTTTCACCTCCATCTTCCTTGAGCACTTGATCCATCTCCTGTCCAAG TACTTCCGTAGGAGTAGAAGGCGGTCTCTCATTCATGCTCTTGACAAAATCAAATCAG AGCTGATGCTGTTGGGTTTCATATCGTTGCTGTTGACGGTGGGCGAGAAGACGATCGCTAACATATGCATACCGAAGAGTGTCGGAGAGACGTTTCTTCCTTGCAGTAGCTTGGAGTCTGATGATACCGAGGAAGAAACCAAATGCCAAAATCAG GGAAAGGTCTCTTTGTTGTCTAGGGAAGGTGTGCAGGAACTTCAATACTTGATCTTCGTACTGGCCTTCTTCCACTCTCTATCATGCATCCTCACTTTCGCACTCGGCATGGCCAAG ATGAGGAAGTGGGAATCCTGGGAGGCAGAAACAAGAACCGTGGAGTATCAATTTTCAAACG ATCCAAGAAGGTTCAAGCTCGTTCACCAGACATCATTCGGAAAACGGCATTTGAGGTTTTGGAGCGATCACCCAATCCTCCAATGGCCGGCCAGCTTCCTGAGGCAATTCTTTAATTCGGTCCCGAAAGTGGACTATCTCACTCTTCGTCACGGATTTATAATG GTTCATTTATCGGAAGGAAGCAATTTCGATTTCCAAAAGTACATAAAGCGAGCGCTTGAAAAGGATTTCAGTGTACTTGTAGGAATAAG CTTGTGGGTTTGGATCTTCGCCgtgattttcatatttttccaCGCACACG GATTCTACAACTATCTGTGGCTTCCCTTTTTCCCGTTGGTG ATGTTGTTATTGGTCGGGACAAAGCTCCATGGAATTATAACAAAGATGTGCCTCGACAGTAATGACAAATCTCATGTAGTGAGAGGGACTTTACTTGTGAGGCCAAGTGACCATTTCTTCTGGTTCGGCAGACCCAAATTGCTCCTTTATCTCATCCACTTCATCCTATTTCAGAACTCATTTCAATTGGCATTTTTCACATGGTCTTGG TTCAAATATGGGTTCAGATCTTGCTTCCATCAAGAGACAGAGGACATAGTCATAAGGCTTGTAATGGGAGTGGCTGTACAAGTTCTCTGTGGCTACGTGACTCTGCCTCTCTATGCATTGGTCACGCAG ATGGGGACTTCAATGAGGCAAGCCGTATTCCCTGAGAATGTGCACAAGGGACTCAAGAGATGGAGAGCCACTGCCCGGAAAAATCTTGCCCTCCGGAACCCTTACTCGGCTGGCCCATCCCTCGATGCTTCTGTTGACACCTCGCTTGGGACGTCGCCTTCTTTCTATACCCTCGACGTTTCTATTGATACCTCGCTCAGGAACTCACCTTCTTTCAACACCCTCGATGTTTCCTTGGCAATGGACCTGATCAACCCTGAACCAGATCCCGAGCTTTTGCAAGCGGTCGACAACGTGGGGAATGAAGCTCCTAATGGAGGTGATCATCATGAAAATCAAATGAAGAACAAGGGATCATTCGATGATTTTGTGACGAATTAA